AAGGTATCCCAGCCACCTTCACGCGCAGAACGGCTGAACTCCAGGCCAAACAGCGTCGGTTTTGGGATCTGACTGATGCCGTTTGGCCCGCCGGTCACTTCGGTATTGTTCAGCAGCAGGATACGGACGATTTCGCCGAAGCCCAGCGTCACAATCGCCAGATAGTCACCGCGCAAACGCAGCACCGGGAAGCCAAGCAGGAACCCGGCGGCAGCAGAAACTAACCCCGCCAGCGGCAGACAGGTCCAGAAGCCGAGGCCGTAATAGTGGTTCAACAGCGCAAAGGTATACGCGCCGATAGCGTAAAAACCGCCGTAGCCCAGAACCAGCAAGCCAGAAAGCCCGACGACCACGTTTAGCCCAAGGCCGAGGATGATATAAATCATCGTCATGGTGGCGATATCGACCGTGCCACGCGACACGACAAACGGCCATGCCACGGCTGCGACCAGCAACGCCAGCAGGAACAGCTTCTGTTTGACCGTCGAACCGTCAATCGCTGGCAGGACAAATTTCGGCCCGGAAATGCCTTTCAGGCTTTTCTGGAAAACAGGGCGTAATAACTGGAAGAAAAAGACCACCGCCGTGCCAATAAAGATCCACTGCCAGCGGATATCCGCAGCGGTGTCGACCACCAGTTTGGTCCCGCTCAGCTCCAGTTGCACGCCCATAAAGACGCCCGCCAGCACGAAGAACATGACGGCGGAGAGCAGCGCCATCGCAAAATGCATCGGTTTCATACTTTTTCAACCTCCGGGCGGCCCAGAATGCCGGTCGGCATGACCAGCAACACCACAATCAACAGCGCGAACGAGACCACATCTTTATATTCCGTGCTCAGGTACGCCGAAGAGAGGGATTCCGCCACGCCGAGGATCAGGCCACCGATCATCGCGCCAGGAATACTGCCAATACCGCCTAATACCGCTGCGGTAAACGCCTTCATGCCAGCCATAAAGCCGATATAGGGATTGATAACGCCATAGAACTGGCCGAGCAATACGCCCGCCACCGCCGCCATGGCAGCACCGATAACGAAGGTGAGCGCGATAACGCGGTCGGTATTGATGCCAAGCAGGCTGGCCATTTTCAAATCTTCCGCACAGGCACGGCAGGCGCGGCCCATACGCGAATAACGAATGAACAACGTCAGTGCGAGCATGGCGATAAAGGTCACAATCCAGATAACCAACTGCATGGTGGTAATGGTGGCGGCGAAGTTTTCGCTGCTACCCACCGTCCACTGGCCGTTAAACAGGCTCGGTAAGGCCACATCACGCGAACCTTCGGTCAGGCTGACGTAGTTTTGCAGGAAGATGGACATCCCGATGGCGGAGATCAGCGCAATCAAGCGCTTGGAGCTGCGAACCGGGCGGTAAGCGACCCGTTCGATGCTCCAGCCGTAGGCGCTGGCAATGATAATTGCGCCAACGAAACCTGCGCCCACCAGCAGCCAACTGGTGTCGATGCCCATCATCATCAGCGCGGCGATAATCATAAAGGAGACATAACTGCCGATCATGTAGACCTCGCCGTGGGCGAAGTTGATCATGCCGATAATGCCGTAAACCATGGTGTAACCGATGGCGATCAGTGCATAGGTGCTGCCCAGCGTTACGCCGTTAAACATCTGCTGCAAGAAATAGAGAAACTGCTCAGACATAACATAACCTTCTAAAATCTCTCCGGACATTGCGCCCGGAGAGAGGGATGACAGTTATTTCGCCACGGAAGACGAACCATCGGCGTGCCATTGGAAGACACCAAATTCAAATCCCTTCAGATCGCCTTTTTCATCCCAGTTCAGCGGCCCAATTACGGTTTTAGCCCCGTTGGCTTTTAAATCTTTGATAAGCGCCAGCGGCTCACTGCTGCCGGTACGCTCCAGCGCGGTTGCCAGCGACTGTACCGCAGCGTAGGTGATCCACACATACGGGCCGCTCGGATCTTTTTTCTCTGCTTTCAGGGCATCAACGATACGCTGGTTTGCCGGATCCTGGTCATAGCGCTTCGGCATGGTCACCAGCATGCCTTCTGCCGCATCGCCCGCAATGTTCGACAGCGAGGAGTTACCGACGCCTTCCGGCCCCATAAAGTGGGTTTTCAGGCCATTGGCGCGCGCCTGGCGCAGCATTTGTCCCATCTCCGGGTAATAACCACCGTAGTAGACAAAATCGATATTTTCTTTTTTCAGACGTGCAATAAGCGCAGAAAAATCTTTCTCACCGGCGGTAATTCCGTCGAAGAAGACCACATTCGCGTTTCCTGCTTTCAACCCTTCTTGCACGGAACGCGCCAGCCCTTCGCCGTATTGCTGCTTATCATGAATGATAGCGATACGTTGCGGTTTGACGGTGTTCAGAATGTATTTCGCGGCGGTCGGCCCCTGAGAAGAGTCCAGACCGGCGGTGCGCATAATGTGCTGATAGCCGCGCTGGGTGAGTTCCGGGTTGGTCGCGCCAGGCGTGATCATCAAAATCCCTTCGTCTTCGTAAATATCAGACGCGGGTTGGGTGGATGATGAGCAGAGGTGGCCAATCACATATTTCACGCCGTCGTTAACGATTTTGTTCGCCACGGCCACGGCTTGTTTCGGGTCACAGGCATCGTCGTATTCGACAGCGACCAGTTTGTCGCCTTTGATTCCGCCTTTGGCATTGATATCTGCAATAGCCTGGCGCGCGCCGTTAAATTCCATGTCGCCCCATTGCGCAACCGGACCGGACATCGCCCCAACAACCGCGACGTTAATATCCTTCGCCATCGCCGCGTGAGACATCGCAAGTGCAACCATTCCCGCGATTAATGTCTTCGCGTTCCTTTTCATTCGAGATCTTCCCCATTCGTGTTCGTGATGATGTGTGAATATTTTGTTTTTTTATGGTTAAAAAGCATTCTGTACTTTTAATGCACAACGCTATTTTTACCAGTGCCTTTAATGGTTTAGCGTAGTATTTTGGCAAAAACCACACTAAATCCTCTATTTTTCAGGCGATTAAGCAGAGATAATATTCTGTATTTAATCCGAGATAAACAAAAAAAGCCCCCGATGCCAGCATAAAATAACGGGACAATACGCGGAATAAAACGCTACCAGTCAGGTTAAAATGCTGTCTGTTTTTCGATCTCTAATGTTTCACGCTATTCGCGCGGCTGCGGTAAAACTATTCACCTGTAGAATCAAAATAAAAAAAGTCTCAGGCCCCGCTATGTGAAATTGATTACACTCACACGATGTTTCGCGTTTTGGACAAGCTGTAGATGAAATTAACGATCGTTCGACTGGAGAGTTTCACCGAGCAGGATCACATTGATTTAGCGAAAGTCTGGCCGGAATATTCGGCCGCCTCGCTTATTGTTGACGACACACACCGTATTTACGCGGCACGTTTTAATGACCGCCTGCTGGCCGCTGTGCGTGTAACGTTGCGCGGCACTGAAGGCGCGCTGGATTCCCTGCGCGTACGGGATGTCACCCGCCGTCGTGGGGTGGGGCAATATCTGGTGGAAGAGGTCATCCGCGATAACCCCTCGATCAATAGTTGGTGG
The nucleotide sequence above comes from Kosakonia sp. H02. Encoded proteins:
- the panM gene encoding aspartate 1-decarboxylase autocleavage activator PanM; this encodes MKLTIVRLESFTEQDHIDLAKVWPEYSAASLIVDDTHRIYAARFNDRLLAAVRVTLRGTEGALDSLRVRDVTRRRGVGQYLVEEVIRDNPSINSWWIADIGVEDRSVMAAFAQALGFTAQENGWEKR
- the livH gene encoding high-affinity branched-chain amino acid ABC transporter permease LivH; the encoded protein is MSEQFLYFLQQMFNGVTLGSTYALIAIGYTMVYGIIGMINFAHGEVYMIGSYVSFMIIAALMMMGIDTSWLLVGAGFVGAIIIASAYGWSIERVAYRPVRSSKRLIALISAIGMSIFLQNYVSLTEGSRDVALPSLFNGQWTVGSSENFAATITTMQLVIWIVTFIAMLALTLFIRYSRMGRACRACAEDLKMASLLGINTDRVIALTFVIGAAMAAVAGVLLGQFYGVINPYIGFMAGMKAFTAAVLGGIGSIPGAMIGGLILGVAESLSSAYLSTEYKDVVSFALLIVVLLVMPTGILGRPEVEKV
- the livK gene encoding high-affinity branched-chain amino acid ABC transporter substrate-binding protein LivK; protein product: MKRNAKTLIAGMVALAMSHAAMAKDINVAVVGAMSGPVAQWGDMEFNGARQAIADINAKGGIKGDKLVAVEYDDACDPKQAVAVANKIVNDGVKYVIGHLCSSSTQPASDIYEDEGILMITPGATNPELTQRGYQHIMRTAGLDSSQGPTAAKYILNTVKPQRIAIIHDKQQYGEGLARSVQEGLKAGNANVVFFDGITAGEKDFSALIARLKKENIDFVYYGGYYPEMGQMLRQARANGLKTHFMGPEGVGNSSLSNIAGDAAEGMLVTMPKRYDQDPANQRIVDALKAEKKDPSGPYVWITYAAVQSLATALERTGSSEPLALIKDLKANGAKTVIGPLNWDEKGDLKGFEFGVFQWHADGSSSVAK
- a CDS encoding high-affinity branched-chain amino acid ABC transporter permease LivM, whose product is MKPMHFAMALLSAVMFFVLAGVFMGVQLELSGTKLVVDTAADIRWQWIFIGTAVVFFFQLLRPVFQKSLKGISGPKFVLPAIDGSTVKQKLFLLALLVAAVAWPFVVSRGTVDIATMTMIYIILGLGLNVVVGLSGLLVLGYGGFYAIGAYTFALLNHYYGLGFWTCLPLAGLVSAAAGFLLGFPVLRLRGDYLAIVTLGFGEIVRILLLNNTEVTGGPNGISQIPKPTLFGLEFSRSAREGGWDTFSNFFNVKYDPSDRVVFLYLVALLLVVVTLFVINRLLRMPLGRAWEALREDEIACRSLGLNPTRIKLTAFTISAAFAGFAGTLFAARQGFVSPESFTFAESAFVLAIVVLGGMGSQFAVILAAILLVVSRELMRDFNEYSMLMLGGLMVLMMIWRPQGLLPMTRPQLKLKNGQAKGEQA